Sequence from the Corallococcus sp. EGB genome:
CCGGCGCCTGGTGTGCTTCGGCACGGGCGCGTACACGGTGACGTTCGGCCCGGAGCTGCAGCGGGGCACCTTCTCCATGGACCGCCCGTTCCTGTGCGAACAGGTGGTGCCCGGCCTGGAGCGCTTCGAACAGCTGCGCGTCAAGGGCCTGCCCCTGGCGGCGCGGCTTACGGTGGACTTCAACCGGCTGTCGCAGGAGCTGCCCTCGCTCCCCGAGGACGTGGAGCAGGTGGTCCGCCTCTTCGACGGCCGGCGCACCGTGCGCGCGATGCTCCTGGAGTGCCGCTTCCCGGAGGCCCTGGCCTACGAGGCGGCGACCCGGCTGTTCATGCTGGGCGTGCTGGTGCCCGCCATCCTGGTGGAGGAGCGCGAGCGCGCCCGGGAATCCGCGGGCCCACCCCGCCTCTTCGAGCCCGTCCTGGCGCCAGAGCCGGGGCCGGACGCGTCGTGAGGGTTTGACTCGGGCGGCCTGCTCGGGGCACAAGGCCGGGAACGCCGCGGGCTGAACGCCCGTCCACCCCACGCCGAGCCTGCCCGCCATGTCCGGTCACAACCGATGGTCGAAACTCAAGCGCCGGAATGCCGTCCTGGGCGTGGCCAAGGGAAAGCTCTACTCCAAGGCCATCAAGGAGATGACCGTCGCCGCGCGGCTGGGCGGCGGTGACCCGTCCAGCAACGCCCGCCTGCGCGTGGCCGTGGGCCTGGCGCGCGAGGCGAACATCCCGCGCGACACCATCGAGCGCGCCATCAAGAAGGGGACGGGCGAGCTCGCCGGCGAGTCCTACGAAGAGGTGACGTACGAGGGCTACGGCCCCGGCGGCGTCGCGCTCATCATCGAGTGCCTCACCGACAACCGGAACCGCTCCGCCAGCGACGTGCGCAACCTCCTGAGCAACTACGGCGGGAACATGGGCGCGGAAGGCGCCGTGGGCTGGATGTTCCACAGGAAGGGCGCCATCGCCGTGAAGCCCGGCCCCTCCGAGGACCAGGTGATGGAGCAGGCCCTGGACGCGGGCGCCGAGGACGTCGTGGACCAGGGGCCGGACGGCTTCGAGGTGCGCACCGCCCCGGCGGACCTGCACGCGGTGGGCGCGAAGCTGGAGGCCGCGGGCCTTCCCCTGGGCGAGCAGAAGTGGACCTTCGTGCCGCAGAACACCGTGAAGGTGGAAGGCGACAACGCGAAGCGCTTGTTGAAGCTGATGGACGCGCTCGACGACAACGACGACGTGCAGCACGTGTACGCCAACTTCGAAATCGACGAGTCCCTGATGGAGTCGCTGTCCACGTGATGCCCTGAAGGGGCGCGTGGGAAAGGAACGGGCCGGTGCGGGTACTCGGCGTGGACCCAGGCAGCCGCTTCATGGGCTTCGGGGTGGTGGAGGAGAAGAAGGGCCGGCTCGTGCACCTGGGCCATGGCATCATCAAGGTGGTGGAGTCCGCGCCCCTCGCTGAACGCCTGAAGGACCTGCACGCCGCCCTGAGCGCCGCGCTCGGGCGCTACCAGCCGGAGGCCGTGGCCGTGGAAGGCCTCTTCACCTTCCGCAACGCCCGCAGCGCCCTGGTGCTGGGACACGCGCGCGGCGTGGCCCTGCTCGCCGCGGCGCAGGCGGGCCTGCCCGTGCACGAGTACGCCCCCGCCAGCGTGAAGAAGTCCGTGGGCGCCAGCGGCGCGGGCGGCAAGGACGCCGTGGCGCGCATGGTGCGCACGCTGCTCGGCGTGGATGAAGCGACGCTGGAGCGCGCGGATGCCAGTGACGCGCTCGCCGTCGCGCTGTGCCACCTCAATCACTTCCGCGTGGGCATGCCCCGCGCCGTCTCGCCTGGAAACGGCAAGCGCAAGGGGGCCGCGTCGGTGCTCGCGGACCGCCTGTCGTCCGCCTACCAGCGCCCGGAGGCCCGCCGATGATCGCCCGGCTGCGTGGCAACGTGTTGGAGAAGGGCCCCGAGGACGCCGTCATCGACGTGAACGGCGTGGGCTACCGCGTGAACCTTTCCACCGTGTCGCTGGGCAAGCTGCCCGCGGACGGCCAGCCGGTGGATCTGCGCATCCGCACCGTGGTGCGCGAGGACGCCTTCGAGCTCTTCGGCTTCCTCTCCCCCGCGGAGGAGGAGCTCTTCCAGCTCCTCAACACCGTCTCCCGCGTCGGTCCGCGCATGGCCCTGGGCGTGATGTCCGGCATGGAGGTGGGCGAGCTCATCGCGGCCCTGTCGCGCGGTGAGACGAGCCGGCTCGCGAAGATCCACGGCGTGGGCAAGAAGACCGCGGAGCGCCTGGTCCTGGAGCTCAAGGAGAAGGTGCGCAACCTCCACTCGGAGGGCATCGCGCGCGGCACCACCCCCCGCGCCCCCGTCGCCTCCGGCAACAAGGCGGACCTCGTCTCCGCGCTGCTCAACCTGGGCTACAAGCAGCCCCAGGCGGAGAAGGCCGCGGACGTCGTCATCGAGCGGCTGGGTCCGGACGCTGCCTTCCAGACCCTCTTCCGCGAAGCCCTCAAGTCCCTGCGCTCCAGCCCGTGACTTCCGGACGCCGCGCCGCCCTCCAGTGCGAGCCCCGGGGCCTCATGGGGCGGGAAAACCTCGGAAGATAAGCGCAAGTCTTTTTCCTGTAGAAATCCGCTGCCGTCACACAGCGGATGCTTGCTTCGTTCGTCTGACGTCAGACGGCGATCCACGCTGCTCATCGGATGACACCCTTGAGCAATCCTGGCCGGCCATGAGCTGGCCCATTCCGCTGAAGTCATCAATTTCCAGCGCCGGTGCGGCGACCCTGACGGGCTCGCGCTGCGCCCAGGAGGCGTGTGTCATGGCGGCGTGGCGTGCTGTTCGGGTCCTCGTACTGCTGCTCTCGGGCGTCCTCGGGGCGGGGTGCGGAGGGCTGACGGACGGCGGGGACGTGTCGGGGGTGGGCGGGGCGTCGGGGGCGTTGGCGGCGGAGAGGGTGGGCTTGGGTGGAGGACCTCGGCCCTGCGGCCAGGCAGCGCGGCTCGTGGGGGACCTGTGGCCGGGCGCGGAGGGCTCGGCGCCGGAGGCGCTGGTGGAGCTGGACGGGCGCGTCGTCTACGTCGCGAATGACGGCGTGTCGGGCCGCGAGCTGTGGGTGACGGACGGGAGCGGCGCGGACCCGCGGCTCGTGATGGACCTGCGGCCCGGGGCGTATGGCAGCACGCCGCGCTTCCTCACGCGGATGGGCGGGCGGCTGTTCTTCGTCGCGGACGACGGCGTGCACGGGCCGGAGCTGTGGCGCACGGACGGCACGGTGAAGGGCACGGTGCTGGTGGCGGACATCCGGCCCGGGACGCAGGGCAGCGCGCCGGACGGGCTGACGGTGGTGGCCGGGCGGCTGTACTTCACCGCGGATGACGGCGTGCACGGCCGCGAGCTGTGGAGCACGGACGGCACGGCGAATGGCACCCGGCTCACGCAGGAGTTCGCGCCTGGGCCGGGCTCGCTGTTCCTCGACGACCTGAAGGAGTGGAACGGGAAGCTGGTGCTGGTGGCCTACGGCAGCACGGTGAACCTGTGGGTGGTGGATGGGCACTCCGGCAGCTCGCGGGTGTTGTTCACCGGCCCGGAGCAGTCCGTCGTCTTCTCGCTGACGCCGGCGGGCAAGGACCGGCTCTTCTTCCTCGCGGACATGGGCCTGGGCGAGGCGGACCTCTGGGTGACCCGAGGCCAGGGCCTCTCCACCCTCCCCTTGTTGCACTTCGCGGGGGACTACCCGGCGGAGCTCACGGCGCTGGGCAACGCCGTGTACTTCATGGCCGGCGCGGAGGGCTTCTTCGGCGAGCCCGGCGACCTGCTCCACGGCGGCGAGCTGTGGAAGAGCGACGGCACGCTCCCGGGCACCCGCCTGGTGAGGGACCTCCATCCGGGGCCCCAGGGCTCGCTGCCCTCCGGGCTGACGGCGCTGAACGGGCGGCTGTACTTCGCCGCGGATGACGGCGTGCACGGCCGCGAGCTGTGGAGCACGGATGGCACGGCGCAGGGCACGATGCTCGTGCAGGACCTGGAGCCGGGCCCCCTGGGCAGCGCCCCCGGCGCCTTCGCGGCGGCGGACGGGTGGCTCTTCTTCTCCGCCACGACGTCCGGCCGCGGCCGCGAGGGCTGGTACTCCAATGGCAACCCGGGCCGCGTGGAGCCGATGCGCGACATCGCGCCCGGGGGGCTGGACTCGAACCCCCGGGGCTTCGTGCGCGCGGGGGGCTCCGTCTTCTTCACCGCCACGCGCCCGGAGCAGGGCGAGGAGCCGTGGTCGCTGCCCTTCCTCCCCGCGGCCCGCTGCGCCCTCCTGGCGGAGTGAGGCTGCGTCAGGCCGCGCGCCGCACCGCGGGCGTGGGGTGCAGCCCGCCCGCGTTCGGCGCGGGCAGCACCACGGTGGGCCCCAGGCCCGGGGCCAGCAGGTGCGGGGTGAGCTGCGATGACGGGTGGAAGTTCACGAATGACGCGTCGTGCGCGGACGGGCCCGCGAAGAGCTTCTCCACCACCATGGACGCGTACTGCTCCAGCGAGTCCTCGCGCGTGTTGCCGTTGAGCACCACCTCCCAGCCCATCTGCTCCGCGAAGCGGCGCACGCCGGGGATGCGCGACAACAGCGGCGTGTAGCTCTCCGTGCTCACGCCGTTCTCGCTCACCACGAACACCTCATTCGCGGTGGCCACCGCCAGGGACATGTTGCCCTGCGTGTGCCCGGGCGTGCTGAGCAGCGCCGTGCCCTGGCCCAGCCAGGTGTCCCCGTCCAGGAGCACCACGCGGTCGTC
This genomic interval carries:
- a CDS encoding YebC/PmpR family DNA-binding transcriptional regulator, with product MSGHNRWSKLKRRNAVLGVAKGKLYSKAIKEMTVAARLGGGDPSSNARLRVAVGLAREANIPRDTIERAIKKGTGELAGESYEEVTYEGYGPGGVALIIECLTDNRNRSASDVRNLLSNYGGNMGAEGAVGWMFHRKGAIAVKPGPSEDQVMEQALDAGAEDVVDQGPDGFEVRTAPADLHAVGAKLEAAGLPLGEQKWTFVPQNTVKVEGDNAKRLLKLMDALDDNDDVQHVYANFEIDESLMESLST
- the ruvC gene encoding crossover junction endodeoxyribonuclease RuvC produces the protein MRVLGVDPGSRFMGFGVVEEKKGRLVHLGHGIIKVVESAPLAERLKDLHAALSAALGRYQPEAVAVEGLFTFRNARSALVLGHARGVALLAAAQAGLPVHEYAPASVKKSVGASGAGGKDAVARMVRTLLGVDEATLERADASDALAVALCHLNHFRVGMPRAVSPGNGKRKGAASVLADRLSSAYQRPEARR
- the ruvA gene encoding Holliday junction branch migration protein RuvA; translated protein: MIARLRGNVLEKGPEDAVIDVNGVGYRVNLSTVSLGKLPADGQPVDLRIRTVVREDAFELFGFLSPAEEELFQLLNTVSRVGPRMALGVMSGMEVGELIAALSRGETSRLAKIHGVGKKTAERLVLELKEKVRNLHSEGIARGTTPRAPVASGNKADLVSALLNLGYKQPQAEKAADVVIERLGPDAAFQTLFREALKSLRSSP
- a CDS encoding ELWxxDGT repeat protein; its protein translation is MGLGGGPRPCGQAARLVGDLWPGAEGSAPEALVELDGRVVYVANDGVSGRELWVTDGSGADPRLVMDLRPGAYGSTPRFLTRMGGRLFFVADDGVHGPELWRTDGTVKGTVLVADIRPGTQGSAPDGLTVVAGRLYFTADDGVHGRELWSTDGTANGTRLTQEFAPGPGSLFLDDLKEWNGKLVLVAYGSTVNLWVVDGHSGSSRVLFTGPEQSVVFSLTPAGKDRLFFLADMGLGEADLWVTRGQGLSTLPLLHFAGDYPAELTALGNAVYFMAGAEGFFGEPGDLLHGGELWKSDGTLPGTRLVRDLHPGPQGSLPSGLTALNGRLYFAADDGVHGRELWSTDGTAQGTMLVQDLEPGPLGSAPGAFAAADGWLFFSATTSGRGREGWYSNGNPGRVEPMRDIAPGGLDSNPRGFVRAGGSVFFTATRPEQGEEPWSLPFLPAARCALLAE